The following proteins come from a genomic window of Edaphobacter sp. 4G125:
- the glyS gene encoding glycine--tRNA ligase subunit beta encodes MADFLFEIGLEEVPARMIAAAETELKRRVVALLERERLIAAGSDAKSFSTPRRLAVLISGVAERQEDASEELTGPSMKVGYKDGVATPAAVAFAKKAGIEVEALKTITTPKGEYLAATVVKPGRSAAEVIAEDLPKEIAAIYWAKNMYWRAGKPERFVRPVRWMLALLGGEIVPVAFGGKTAGAVTYGHRVLFGEAAIRLEAPAKYEEALLTAYVIADVEARRQKIRKALDRVARTVDGVRWREDHALVDTLTHLTEWASDRSVILGGFEQEYLALPEEVLVTVMRDHQKYLAVEDATGKLAPYFLAVLNMEADDEGLAVIRHGNERVLRARFNDARFFWEFDQRIALKERVKLLENVTFQKELGSYAAKTTRVRKLAIGLSELVIARSGKVDIAALDEAATLAKTDLTTDLVKEFTELQGIVGGLYAKAQGVSDAASTAIYDQYLPESMEDEVPRTVEGSLLAIADKADTIAGMFGLGMEPTGSKDPFALRRAANGIVKILAESVTPLPLTLSEVAGRATENEAVEARVRAFLVERLEFYLREAKKHAYDVVKAVLAAGSDDVRDALARAEAVSAVRGSADFEAVSAAFKRMKNILSQAKEKGEQFTTSGDEVKEVHPAQLALTNAAKEVGSKVGGLSAQQEYGAALESVATLRPQVDAFFDQVMVMDPNEAVRRSRLALLHSILQSFSGIADFSEIVVAG; translated from the coding sequence ATGGCAGATTTTCTCTTTGAGATAGGTTTGGAAGAGGTTCCGGCGCGGATGATCGCGGCAGCTGAGACTGAGTTGAAGCGGCGTGTCGTCGCTCTGTTGGAGCGTGAGCGGCTGATTGCGGCGGGTTCTGATGCTAAAAGCTTCTCGACGCCGCGACGGCTTGCGGTTCTAATCTCGGGCGTAGCCGAAAGGCAGGAGGACGCGAGCGAAGAACTGACCGGGCCTTCGATGAAAGTAGGCTACAAAGATGGTGTTGCAACTCCGGCGGCAGTGGCGTTCGCGAAGAAGGCTGGTATTGAAGTTGAAGCCCTGAAAACGATCACAACCCCGAAGGGGGAGTATCTGGCGGCGACGGTGGTGAAGCCGGGGCGTTCTGCTGCTGAGGTGATTGCCGAGGATCTGCCGAAAGAGATTGCTGCAATCTATTGGGCAAAGAATATGTACTGGCGTGCGGGCAAGCCGGAGAGGTTTGTTCGGCCGGTGCGGTGGATGCTGGCTTTGCTGGGTGGCGAAATTGTTCCAGTGGCGTTTGGGGGCAAGACCGCAGGAGCTGTGACCTATGGCCATCGCGTGCTGTTTGGCGAAGCTGCGATCCGATTGGAAGCTCCGGCAAAGTATGAGGAGGCTCTGCTGACCGCCTATGTGATTGCCGATGTGGAGGCTCGACGGCAGAAGATTCGCAAAGCTCTTGATCGAGTGGCACGCACAGTCGATGGCGTTCGGTGGCGCGAAGATCATGCGTTGGTCGATACGCTGACACATCTGACAGAGTGGGCCTCGGATCGATCGGTAATTCTAGGTGGGTTTGAGCAAGAGTATCTGGCGCTGCCGGAAGAGGTGTTGGTGACGGTGATGCGCGATCACCAGAAGTATCTTGCGGTAGAGGATGCAACTGGAAAACTCGCCCCGTATTTTCTTGCGGTGTTGAACATGGAGGCCGATGACGAAGGTCTTGCGGTGATTCGGCATGGCAATGAACGCGTGTTGCGGGCGCGGTTCAACGATGCACGATTCTTCTGGGAGTTTGATCAACGGATTGCTCTGAAAGAGCGAGTGAAGCTGCTGGAGAATGTCACCTTCCAGAAGGAGTTGGGCAGCTATGCGGCGAAGACAACGCGTGTCCGCAAACTTGCAATAGGTTTGTCTGAATTGGTGATTGCTCGTAGTGGCAAAGTTGATATCGCCGCTCTAGACGAGGCGGCAACGCTGGCGAAGACAGACCTGACGACAGATCTGGTCAAAGAGTTCACTGAACTACAGGGAATTGTTGGTGGGTTGTATGCGAAGGCCCAGGGTGTTTCTGATGCTGCTTCTACTGCGATCTATGATCAATATCTGCCTGAGTCGATGGAAGACGAGGTGCCGAGAACGGTTGAAGGTTCGTTGCTTGCCATTGCAGACAAGGCGGATACGATCGCGGGAATGTTTGGGCTCGGGATGGAGCCGACGGGATCGAAGGATCCATTTGCGCTACGACGGGCGGCGAATGGCATTGTGAAGATTCTTGCAGAGAGTGTGACTCCATTGCCATTGACCCTGAGCGAGGTCGCTGGACGTGCGACAGAGAATGAAGCTGTTGAGGCGCGTGTGCGTGCGTTCCTTGTGGAACGGTTAGAGTTCTATCTGCGCGAGGCGAAGAAGCATGCCTATGACGTTGTGAAGGCTGTTCTTGCTGCAGGCAGCGATGATGTTCGCGATGCCCTAGCCAGGGCTGAAGCAGTGAGCGCGGTTCGTGGATCGGCGGACTTTGAAGCAGTGAGCGCAGCCTTCAAACGGATGAAGAATATTCTGTCGCAGGCCAAGGAAAAGGGTGAGCAGTTTACGACCTCCGGTGATGAGGTAAAAGAGGTTCATCCTGCACAGTTAGCTCTAACGAATGCTGCGAAGGAAGTTGGCAGCAAGGTCGGTGGCTTGAGCGCACAGCAAGAGTATGGCGCTGCGTTGGAATCAGTAGCAACTCTGCGGCCACAGGTGGATGCCTTCTTCGACCAGGTGATGGTGATGGATCCAAATGAGGCAGTGCGCAGAAGCAGGCTTGCGCTTCTGCACTCTATCTTGCAGAGTTTCTCTGGAATCGCGGATTTTTCGGAGATTGTTGTCGCGGGATAA
- a CDS encoding ribonucleoside-diphosphate reductase subunit alpha — MAAQATLTEVDPHFPPADVVPQMQVRKRNGALEPVNVNKIVRAVERCCHGLSHVDPIRVASKTIGGLFDGASTRELDAISIQTAAALIAEEPEYSRLAARLLLATIEKEVAGQNIYSFSQSIETGHREGVVSKDTAEFIAANARKLNSAIDDRFSDRFEYFGLRTVYDRYLLRHPISRQVIETPQYFFMRVSAGLSTRVHEAVEFYRLMASHDYLPSSPTLFNSGTKHSQMSSCYLLDSPKDSLESIYDAYKQIAMLSKFSGGIGLAFHRVRSEGSLIRATNGLSNGIVPWLRTLDASVAAVNQGGKRKGACCVYLEPWHADVESFLEMRDNTGDQARRTYNLNLANWIPDLFMRRVDQDETWSLFDPKDVPHLPDLFGDDFDRAYEEAEQQKKYIRQVKARDLYARMMRTLAETGNGWMVFKDASNIKCNQTGRPENVVHLSNLCTEITEVTSSAETAVCNLGSINLARHLTDGAFDFEKLAATVRQAVPMLDRVIDINFYPVPQAASANSRWRPVGLGLMGLQDVFFQLRLPFDSPEARTLSAKIQEEIYFHALTVSCELAEQNGPHTAFSESRAAKGELQFDLWGVTPEDSERWKQLRERILRVGLRNSLMIAIAPTATIASIVGCYECIEPQVSNLFKRETLSGEFMQINRYLVQELKQLGLWSEAMRTQIKLAEGSIQGVKEIPEEVRSTYRTVWEIPMRSLIDMAADRGAFIDQSQSLNLFAESPNIGRLSSMYMYAWKRGIKTTYYLRSRPATRIAKTTVSAAAREQVVPTMNASASVTCSLDNPETCEACQ, encoded by the coding sequence ATGGCGGCACAAGCGACCCTGACCGAAGTCGATCCCCATTTCCCACCTGCCGATGTCGTTCCCCAAATGCAGGTGCGCAAACGCAACGGTGCGCTTGAGCCCGTCAATGTCAACAAGATTGTCCGTGCTGTAGAGCGTTGCTGCCATGGACTGTCTCACGTTGACCCCATCCGGGTTGCCAGCAAAACCATCGGCGGACTCTTCGATGGAGCGAGCACTCGCGAGTTGGACGCCATCTCTATCCAGACCGCGGCGGCTCTCATCGCTGAAGAGCCTGAGTATTCCCGACTAGCAGCACGCCTGCTACTGGCCACAATCGAAAAAGAAGTTGCCGGCCAGAACATCTATTCATTCTCACAATCCATCGAGACTGGCCATCGCGAAGGCGTCGTCTCCAAAGACACTGCCGAGTTCATAGCCGCCAATGCTCGCAAGCTCAACAGCGCCATCGACGATCGCTTCTCCGACCGCTTTGAATACTTCGGCCTGCGGACGGTCTACGATCGCTATCTGCTTCGACATCCCATCAGCCGACAGGTCATTGAGACACCGCAGTACTTCTTTATGCGTGTCTCCGCTGGACTCTCCACACGCGTTCACGAGGCGGTAGAGTTTTACCGTCTCATGGCATCGCATGACTATCTGCCGAGTTCCCCAACATTGTTCAACAGCGGGACCAAGCACTCGCAGATGTCGTCGTGCTATCTTCTCGATTCCCCCAAAGACTCTCTGGAATCCATCTATGACGCTTACAAACAGATCGCCATGCTGTCGAAGTTCTCTGGGGGCATCGGACTCGCATTTCATCGCGTTCGCTCAGAAGGCTCCTTGATCCGCGCAACCAATGGCCTCTCCAACGGCATCGTTCCCTGGCTGCGCACTCTGGACGCGTCTGTTGCTGCAGTCAATCAGGGAGGCAAGCGCAAAGGAGCCTGCTGCGTCTACCTGGAACCGTGGCATGCCGACGTCGAATCCTTCCTGGAGATGCGCGACAATACTGGCGATCAGGCACGCAGAACCTACAACCTGAACCTGGCCAACTGGATTCCCGATCTCTTCATGCGCCGTGTCGATCAGGATGAGACATGGTCTCTCTTCGACCCGAAAGATGTACCGCATCTGCCCGATCTCTTTGGAGACGACTTTGATCGTGCCTATGAAGAAGCTGAACAACAGAAGAAATATATCCGGCAGGTCAAAGCACGCGATCTCTACGCCCGCATGATGCGTACCCTCGCTGAAACCGGTAACGGATGGATGGTCTTTAAGGACGCCAGCAACATAAAGTGCAATCAGACCGGACGACCAGAAAACGTCGTACACCTCTCCAATCTGTGCACCGAGATCACCGAGGTGACTTCGTCCGCAGAAACTGCCGTCTGCAATCTTGGCTCGATCAATCTTGCTCGTCACCTCACCGATGGTGCCTTCGACTTCGAAAAGCTGGCCGCCACCGTGCGTCAGGCAGTTCCGATGCTCGATCGTGTCATCGACATCAACTTCTACCCTGTTCCACAGGCCGCCTCTGCAAATAGTCGCTGGCGACCTGTTGGCCTCGGCCTTATGGGCCTCCAGGACGTCTTCTTCCAGCTTCGTCTTCCCTTCGACTCGCCCGAGGCGCGAACGCTCTCTGCAAAGATCCAGGAGGAGATCTACTTCCACGCTCTCACCGTCTCCTGCGAACTGGCGGAGCAGAACGGACCTCATACAGCATTTTCAGAATCTCGCGCGGCAAAGGGCGAGCTGCAATTCGATCTTTGGGGAGTCACACCCGAAGACTCCGAGCGTTGGAAACAGTTGCGCGAGCGCATCCTCCGCGTCGGTCTGCGTAATTCGCTGATGATCGCGATTGCTCCTACTGCAACGATCGCCTCCATCGTGGGTTGCTACGAATGCATTGAGCCCCAGGTCTCCAACCTCTTCAAGCGCGAGACCCTCTCCGGGGAATTCATGCAGATCAATCGCTATCTCGTCCAGGAGCTGAAACAGCTCGGCCTGTGGTCCGAAGCCATGAGGACGCAGATCAAACTGGCGGAAGGTTCCATCCAGGGAGTTAAGGAGATTCCTGAAGAGGTACGTTCCACCTATCGGACTGTCTGGGAGATTCCTATGCGCTCCCTCATCGATATGGCTGCCGATCGCGGAGCATTTATCGATCAAAGCCAATCGTTAAATCTCTTCGCTGAATCCCCCAACATCGGCAGACTCAGCTCGATGTATATGTACGCGTGGAAGCGCGGAATCAAGACCACCTATTACCTGCGCTCGCGACCTGCAACCAGAATCGCCAAGACAACGGTCTCTGCCGCCGCGCGTGAACAAGTTGTGCCTACCATGAATGCCTCTGCGAGCGTTACCTGCTCGCTCGATAATCCTGAAACCTGCGAAGCCTGCCAGTAA
- the metE gene encoding 5-methyltetrahydropteroyltriglutamate--homocysteine S-methyltransferase yields the protein MAFPKTGNLGFPRMGAHRELKFALEGFWSGKQDEASLLSVARQLRTEHWKLQHAAGITTPPSNDFSLYDHVLDMVATLGAIPKRYAHQGGPVPLATYFAMARGSANAPAMEMTKWFDTNYHYVVPEFEPGMKYALLSAKVVDDYLEAKSLGIETRPVLLGPVSFVLLGKPTDNNVTRTSVLEAILPLYSTLLSQLQAAGAEWVQIDEPCLCLDLNDEARLFYQKAYAILRGVVSPKLMLTTYFGDLAENLDLALSLGTEGLHLDLVRAPQQLEALTSKEINGPHLSLGLIDGRNVWRTDLDHAVTQIESAVAHFGADKIQIAPSCSLLHSPVDLDLEHSLDPEIRSWMAFAKQKLDEVVLLARSIGGKDKIAAELQTNAKILTSRRSSPRIHREEVQQRLDAIDSPMLQRHGLYPARRKTQEKALALPFLPTTTIGSFPQTTEVRKARAASRAGKLDAAAYENFLRQETERCIRFQESAGLDVLVHGEFERNDMVEYFGEQLEGFVFTSNGWVQSYGSRCVKPPVIFGDVFRPQAMTVQWSTYAQSLTSSLVKGMLTGPVTILQWSFVRDDQPRAQTCQQIALAIRDEVQDLEAAGIKVIQIDEPAIREGLPLRRADWPVYLAWSVDCFRLATSVVRDETQIHTHMCYSEFNDIMDAIVRMDADVISIECSRSRMELLDAFHRVRYPNEIGPGVYDIHSPRIPSGKEMEDLLRKALEVLTPQQLWVNPDCGLKTRGWEEVRHALTAMVHTAKQVRASLSA from the coding sequence ATGGCATTTCCAAAGACTGGTAATCTCGGATTCCCGCGCATGGGAGCGCACCGCGAGCTGAAGTTTGCTCTCGAAGGCTTCTGGAGCGGCAAGCAAGACGAAGCATCCCTGCTTAGCGTTGCGCGTCAACTGCGCACTGAACACTGGAAGTTACAACACGCAGCAGGAATTACCACGCCTCCTTCCAACGACTTTTCTCTCTACGATCACGTCCTCGACATGGTAGCCACTCTGGGAGCAATTCCAAAGCGGTACGCTCACCAGGGCGGTCCCGTACCTCTCGCGACTTACTTTGCCATGGCTCGTGGCTCTGCCAACGCTCCTGCAATGGAGATGACCAAATGGTTCGACACGAATTACCACTACGTCGTCCCTGAGTTCGAACCAGGAATGAAGTATGCTCTGCTTTCGGCTAAAGTTGTCGACGACTATCTCGAAGCCAAGTCGCTCGGTATCGAGACAAGACCAGTTCTGCTTGGCCCCGTCTCCTTCGTTCTCTTGGGCAAACCGACGGACAATAACGTCACTCGCACGAGCGTACTCGAAGCTATTCTCCCGCTCTACTCCACGCTGCTCTCACAACTCCAAGCCGCTGGTGCCGAGTGGGTCCAGATCGACGAACCCTGCCTCTGCCTCGATCTGAACGACGAAGCGCGGTTGTTCTACCAAAAGGCCTATGCAATCCTGCGGGGAGTTGTATCGCCCAAGCTGATGCTCACAACTTATTTTGGCGATCTCGCCGAAAACCTCGATCTTGCCTTAAGCCTTGGCACAGAAGGCCTGCATCTCGATCTGGTCCGTGCACCACAACAACTCGAGGCTTTGACTTCAAAGGAGATTAACGGCCCTCATCTCTCGCTTGGACTCATCGATGGACGCAATGTCTGGCGCACTGATCTCGATCACGCCGTCACACAGATTGAATCCGCCGTTGCCCACTTCGGAGCCGACAAAATCCAGATCGCTCCCTCGTGCTCTCTTCTCCACTCCCCTGTCGATCTCGATCTCGAGCACAGCCTCGATCCCGAGATTCGCTCCTGGATGGCATTCGCCAAACAAAAACTCGACGAAGTTGTATTGCTGGCACGCAGCATCGGCGGCAAAGACAAGATCGCGGCAGAACTTCAGACAAATGCGAAGATTCTGACCTCCCGGCGCTCTTCTCCGCGAATTCACCGCGAGGAAGTGCAACAACGCCTCGACGCTATCGACTCACCGATGCTACAGCGGCACGGCCTTTACCCCGCTCGCCGCAAAACTCAGGAAAAAGCCCTCGCACTTCCCTTTCTCCCTACCACCACAATAGGCTCATTCCCTCAGACCACAGAAGTCCGCAAAGCTCGTGCAGCCTCTCGCGCTGGCAAACTCGATGCAGCAGCTTACGAAAACTTCCTCCGTCAAGAAACCGAGCGCTGCATCCGCTTTCAGGAAAGCGCTGGCCTCGATGTGCTCGTTCACGGTGAATTCGAGCGCAACGATATGGTGGAGTACTTTGGCGAACAATTGGAAGGATTCGTCTTTACCTCCAACGGCTGGGTGCAAAGCTACGGTTCCCGCTGCGTCAAACCTCCCGTGATCTTTGGCGACGTCTTCCGCCCTCAGGCAATGACCGTGCAATGGTCGACCTACGCACAGTCACTCACATCATCTTTGGTGAAAGGAATGCTCACTGGCCCCGTTACCATCCTGCAGTGGTCATTCGTGCGCGACGATCAACCGAGGGCGCAAACCTGTCAACAGATTGCGCTCGCCATTCGTGACGAAGTTCAGGATCTGGAAGCAGCCGGAATCAAAGTCATCCAGATCGACGAGCCAGCAATCCGTGAAGGGCTTCCCTTGCGCCGTGCCGATTGGCCAGTCTATCTCGCGTGGAGCGTCGACTGCTTCCGTCTTGCGACCTCCGTCGTAAGAGACGAAACCCAAATCCATACCCACATGTGCTACTCGGAGTTCAACGACATCATGGATGCAATTGTTCGTATGGATGCCGATGTCATCTCCATCGAATGTTCGCGTTCGCGCATGGAACTGCTGGATGCATTCCATCGTGTCCGTTATCCCAACGAGATCGGACCCGGCGTGTACGACATTCATTCCCCACGTATTCCTTCTGGCAAAGAGATGGAAGACCTGCTACGCAAGGCGCTCGAAGTCCTCACTCCGCAGCAGCTCTGGGTCAATCCAGACTGCGGCCTCAAAACACGAGGATGGGAAGAGGTTCGCCATGCCCTGACTGCAATGGTCCACACAGCCAAACAGGTACGCGCATCGCTATCAGCCTGA
- a CDS encoding VWA domain-containing protein: protein MRKDLLSMAVLSSFLLPLGGGRQVSAQDDSRILVNVVLVQLNIAVTDRKGNYISGLKPEDFVITEDKIPEKVATFEEGNEPTRRLVWSAPEGKMISQKIVIPSGEAATEATPAPAGPMPTGSNVFILFDTSNYMYRGFVFAQDAIADFVRSLEGASRVALYSYSRDLLRAVPPTSDRATVLRGVRSTVAGDDAALYNSLLMTVKDAAQFTGRKAIVVFSNGPDNASLVPPEDVAELAQSTGTIIYMISTRDAQAEPISTAVFERMSKATGGKAYFAKSWKDEKDAFASIREDLAHLYSLSYYPQPNPNRGWRSISVKLVGENAQKYRIRTRDGYRVLKTAQVATATGPMTPSETSSR from the coding sequence ATGAGAAAAGATCTACTTTCGATGGCAGTCCTTTCCTCTTTTCTGTTGCCCCTTGGAGGGGGACGGCAGGTATCGGCTCAGGATGATTCGCGGATCCTGGTGAACGTAGTTCTGGTGCAGCTGAATATAGCGGTTACGGACCGTAAAGGGAATTACATCAGTGGACTTAAACCAGAAGACTTTGTGATTACGGAAGACAAGATTCCAGAGAAGGTTGCGACATTTGAAGAGGGTAACGAGCCGACGCGACGCCTGGTATGGAGCGCGCCGGAGGGAAAGATGATTTCGCAAAAAATCGTCATTCCTTCTGGAGAGGCTGCGACTGAAGCTACTCCTGCGCCAGCTGGTCCAATGCCAACCGGTTCCAATGTTTTTATTCTTTTCGATACCAGCAATTACATGTATCGCGGCTTTGTATTTGCCCAGGATGCGATTGCTGATTTTGTGAGATCGCTGGAAGGAGCTTCCCGGGTAGCACTCTACTCTTACAGTCGCGACCTTTTGCGAGCTGTTCCTCCTACGTCGGATCGGGCGACCGTGTTGCGAGGGGTTCGCAGCACTGTGGCGGGAGATGATGCGGCTCTTTATAACTCACTTCTGATGACGGTAAAAGACGCTGCGCAGTTTACTGGGCGCAAGGCAATCGTTGTTTTTTCCAACGGTCCAGATAATGCGAGCCTGGTTCCTCCAGAGGATGTTGCAGAGTTAGCACAGTCCACGGGCACCATCATCTACATGATCAGCACACGCGATGCACAGGCCGAACCAATCTCGACCGCTGTTTTCGAAAGGATGAGCAAGGCTACGGGAGGCAAGGCCTATTTTGCGAAGAGCTGGAAGGATGAGAAAGACGCGTTTGCTTCCATCCGCGAAGATTTAGCACACCTCTATTCGCTGAGCTATTATCCTCAACCGAATCCAAATCGAGGGTGGAGATCAATTTCGGTCAAGTTGGTTGGAGAGAATGCTCAGAAATATCGTATTCGCACGCGGGATGGATATCGCGTACTCAAGACAGCTCAGGTGGCAACCGCTACGGGGCCGATGACTCCTTCAGAGACTTCCTCGCGGTAG
- a CDS encoding alpha/beta fold hydrolase — translation MEHSGFLRRWGTLSSFFLVLLLAWGRLYAQTPSTHWSDEDRISSQVIKLRNGITLNYAVQGDPNGPVIVMLHGAGDSWHSFARVLPLLPANYCVYAITLRGHGLSDHPARGYSRADFAGDILEFLDQLHIQHATLVGHSLGSFVAQKVAEQDTGHLDRLVLVGSGPGTHKAGSSEDEVTSPFAKLTDPIPYTFARDFQASTIYHPVPAWFFEMMVGEAQRVPAATWHGLGASISAGDPLEDLKKIKVPTLLLWGEKDSIFHREDQEVLLKNISHASLKAYPETGHALHWERPERFTSDLLAFIHSNGPNP, via the coding sequence ATGGAGCACTCAGGTTTTTTGCGTCGTTGGGGCACCCTCTCCAGTTTTTTCCTTGTTCTACTTTTGGCTTGGGGACGGCTGTATGCGCAGACGCCTTCTACTCATTGGTCAGATGAAGACCGTATCTCGTCGCAGGTGATTAAGCTTCGGAACGGCATCACTCTTAACTATGCCGTTCAAGGGGATCCAAACGGTCCGGTCATCGTAATGCTGCACGGAGCAGGGGACTCCTGGCACTCTTTTGCCAGAGTCCTTCCTCTACTGCCTGCCAACTATTGTGTCTACGCCATAACCCTGCGTGGTCATGGGCTTTCGGACCATCCTGCACGGGGATACTCCCGCGCTGATTTTGCAGGAGATATCCTCGAATTTCTGGATCAGCTCCACATTCAACATGCAACGCTTGTTGGGCACTCGCTGGGGAGTTTTGTTGCGCAAAAGGTTGCAGAACAGGATACGGGGCATCTGGACCGGCTGGTGCTGGTCGGCTCAGGGCCGGGGACGCATAAGGCGGGTTCGTCGGAAGACGAGGTGACCAGCCCATTTGCGAAATTAACAGACCCGATTCCGTATACGTTTGCCCGCGATTTTCAGGCCAGCACGATCTACCATCCGGTGCCAGCGTGGTTCTTCGAGATGATGGTGGGTGAGGCCCAACGGGTTCCGGCGGCAACATGGCATGGGTTGGGAGCCAGTATCAGCGCGGGCGATCCATTGGAGGATTTGAAGAAGATCAAGGTTCCTACCTTGCTGCTTTGGGGAGAGAAGGATTCGATCTTTCACAGGGAGGACCAGGAAGTGCTTTTGAAGAACATTTCCCATGCATCCTTGAAGGCGTATCCAGAGACCGGGCACGCACTGCACTGGGAACGTCCGGAACGGTTCACCAGCGATCTGTTGGCTTTCATACACTCGAATGGACCTAATCCGTAG
- a CDS encoding glycine--tRNA ligase subunit alpha codes for MLTFQELLFRLQRFWAEQGCVLQQPYDVEVGAGTMSPDTFLRVLGPKPVRIAYAQPSRRPADGRYGENPNRLYRHTQLQVILKPPPERIQELYLESLEAIGIDLREHDIKFEEDNWEWPVGGAWGVGWQVMLDGLEITQFTYFQQCGGMDLDPICGEITYGLERIAGFLQDVDSIYDIVWAVEPDTGRKVTYGEMRLAEEEQFSAYSFDYAEVSKLWEHLKLYEAECLDLLEQAKGMKRMDALTLKRFPVLGAYELALKCSHVFNLLDARGAISVTERVGVMARIRTLVTGVAKAYAEQGELLAESVSQQTASQQVSA; via the coding sequence GTGCTTACGTTTCAGGAGCTTCTGTTCCGGCTACAGCGGTTTTGGGCCGAACAGGGGTGTGTGTTGCAGCAGCCGTATGACGTAGAGGTTGGCGCAGGCACGATGTCTCCAGACACCTTTCTGCGTGTGCTGGGACCGAAGCCGGTGCGGATTGCCTATGCGCAACCCTCACGTCGACCTGCGGATGGGCGGTATGGAGAGAATCCCAACCGTCTCTATAGGCATACGCAGTTGCAGGTGATTCTGAAGCCACCACCGGAACGGATTCAGGAGCTGTATCTCGAGTCGTTGGAGGCGATCGGGATCGATTTGCGTGAGCACGATATCAAGTTCGAAGAGGACAACTGGGAGTGGCCAGTTGGCGGGGCGTGGGGAGTGGGCTGGCAGGTGATGCTGGATGGTCTCGAGATCACACAGTTCACGTACTTCCAACAGTGCGGGGGTATGGATCTGGATCCGATCTGCGGAGAAATCACATATGGGCTGGAGCGGATCGCGGGGTTTCTGCAGGACGTCGACTCGATCTACGACATCGTCTGGGCTGTCGAGCCGGACACTGGCCGCAAGGTGACATATGGCGAGATGCGTCTGGCCGAAGAAGAGCAGTTCTCGGCGTATAGCTTCGATTACGCTGAAGTTTCCAAGCTATGGGAGCATCTGAAGCTATATGAAGCAGAGTGCCTGGATTTGCTGGAGCAAGCGAAGGGCATGAAAAGGATGGATGCGCTGACTCTGAAACGGTTCCCCGTACTGGGAGCATATGAACTGGCGTTGAAGTGCTCGCATGTCTTCAACCTGCTGGATGCGCGAGGCGCAATTTCAGTAACAGAACGCGTGGGCGTGATGGCCAGAATTCGCACGTTGGTTACGGGAGTAGCGAAAGCCTACGCGGAACAAGGCGAGTTATTGGCGGAGTCGGTGAGCCAGCAAACTGCGAGTCAGCAAGTCAGCGCATAG
- a CDS encoding ribonucleotide-diphosphate reductase subunit beta: MSTATPHAILDPGLSLTLRPMRYPVFFEMFKDGIRNTWTVEEVDFSTDLVDLRSRLTPAETHLIQRLVAFFATGDSIVSNNLVLNLYKHINSPEARLYLSRQLFEEAVHVQFYLTLLDNYVPDHEARAAAFAAVENIPSITKKAQFCMRWMDSIQKLDELRTPQERKQFLLNLVCFAGCIEGLFFFAAFAYVYFLRSRGLLNGLAAGTNWVFRDESCHLEFAFEVVNVVRAEEPGLFDEELQQQIVEMMKEAVDCELQFAADLLSGGVAGLSVREMQQYLEYVADSRVVRLGMQPIFGSKNPFAFMELQDVQELTNFFERRVSAYQVAVAGEVAFHEDF, translated from the coding sequence ATGTCCACCGCCACGCCCCATGCCATCCTCGATCCCGGCCTCTCCCTCACGCTTCGGCCCATGCGTTATCCCGTCTTCTTTGAGATGTTCAAGGATGGAATCCGCAATACCTGGACCGTCGAAGAGGTCGACTTCTCAACTGATCTTGTCGACCTTCGCTCGCGCCTGACTCCTGCGGAGACTCACCTGATCCAGCGCCTCGTCGCTTTTTTCGCAACCGGCGATTCGATCGTCTCCAACAATCTCGTCCTGAATCTCTACAAGCACATCAACTCGCCGGAAGCCCGGCTCTACCTCTCCCGCCAGCTCTTTGAAGAGGCCGTGCATGTGCAGTTCTATCTCACCTTGTTGGACAACTACGTTCCCGATCACGAAGCGCGTGCCGCAGCCTTTGCTGCAGTCGAGAACATCCCTTCCATCACCAAGAAGGCGCAGTTCTGCATGCGTTGGATGGATTCGATCCAGAAGCTGGACGAGCTGCGCACGCCACAGGAGCGCAAGCAGTTCCTCTTGAACCTGGTTTGCTTTGCCGGATGCATTGAGGGTCTTTTCTTCTTCGCCGCCTTTGCTTATGTCTACTTCCTTCGTTCCCGTGGCCTGCTCAATGGATTAGCAGCCGGAACCAACTGGGTCTTCCGCGACGAGAGTTGCCATCTTGAATTCGCTTTCGAAGTTGTCAACGTCGTCCGCGCTGAAGAACCCGGGCTCTTCGACGAGGAACTCCAGCAACAGATCGTCGAGATGATGAAAGAAGCCGTCGACTGCGAGCTGCAGTTCGCTGCAGACCTTCTCTCCGGCGGAGTCGCTGGGCTTTCCGTTCGCGAGATGCAGCAGTACCTGGAATATGTCGCCGATTCACGTGTTGTACGATTGGGAATGCAGCCGATCTTCGGGTCGAAGAATCCCTTCGCGTTCATGGAACTGCAAGACGTGCAGGAGCTGACAAACTTTTTTGAACGGCGCGTCTCGGCCTATCAGGTCGCAGTCGCAGGGGAGGTCGCCTTTCACGAGGATTTCTAA